The segment TTATAAGATATCATTTTGTTCTTAagaaaacttttaataaaaacaatataatcaagtttacaaaaaaaaaaaaacaatataatcgAATTCTGCattatagtgctatatattttaaatgatagaACTAGGTTATGCCTTCTCTCAGAAAAGACGATTGAAGTAGGTTGCAGTTTTTCAATTTGTCAAAGTAATCAGGCTAAAAAAGATGTAGAAATATCAGCAGAGAATTTGCAAAGCACGTAAGATCTGACTGATTGTTAGGTCGTTTTCGTTCGTTACATAAATTAAAAGGTCAACGTAGGCCCAGAAAATTATGTATGTGGTCGTCACATCCGAAAAATCTCCCCACATCCCTTTCTCAGTTTCTCATTCTCACCAGAAAAGTTCGTTGCCtaccaaaaatattcaaaacaccCCAATAATTAATTAAAGTAACATTCAATTAAAATGCTaacaattataattaaaaaaagctTTAAGTGTCGTCCGCTCCGAGAAAAGATGAGAAAATACTCAGAAACCTAAAAAGCTTTCACGTAAGTATATTGCTTCTCTCTCTCCATCCATTTCTATGGCCAAATATGGAACCAATTAGCTTCTCTCTGGCCATCATCAGATCTTTTTGAAACtgccttcctcttcttctcttctcgtttctttcttttttggtaaTCCTCCGTTATATTCTTGTAATCAATCTCAAGAATGGCTCAGTCATGCCTTAAGATCGTTCGACTCAACAAcctcaagaacagagtgaacCGTAGGATTTTGATTCTCCGTCGATACACTCGGCTTCTCTGGAGCAGAATCGTCGCTTTCGCTCCCAGAAAATCACGGAGATATCTGTTGCTGTCACGCGCCGCCACCCCGTCTCCATCCGTCTCTCGTCCTCAGCCTCCCCCGATCCCCGCCGTGGAAACTGGTGGCGGTGAGTTCGTTCGCCGCATATCGGTACACGAACAAGATAACAGCCACCGGAGATCTGATTCTGATCTGGTTTCTCTGAAGATCAGTCTCTTAGGAGATCCCGAGATCGGAAAAACTTGCTTCCTGGTTAGTTTACacacaaccaaaaaaaattataatcatataaatttcCCAAAAAATTTAAGACATTCGATCTCTCATATCAATCAAACCAAAGTGTTGGTTGTCAGAATAGTAATGTAAGAGCTTGGACTGTAATATAACAGTTTGGTCtgtacaaaatattattttaaagattaaCAGggaaatatatttgatttaacaaaaaatatttgagataattttagatatctcaaaataatattaaacaatcacTCTCGATTTTGAATTTGCTGGTAAATAGATCAGATCgggaattttaaataataataatgagtTCTTTTCTATTATGAAGGCGAAATATGTTGGTGAGGAGAAAGAATTTGAAATGAGGGAACTGGAGAAAGGGATTAATTGCACGGACAAGATGTTATCCATGGGAGGTGCTCGCATTTCCTATAGTATCTGGGAATTAGAAGGTACTactattattctttttaaataaattatttaagtaaTGTTACTAATGTTAGTGCCATAGAATTGGAGGATTAGTTAGCTTAATTAGAAAGTTAATTAACATTTTTACAGGAGCTGAGAAATCACGGGATCTGATCCCCATGGCTTGCAAGGACTCTGTAGCTATTCTCTTCATGTTCGATTTGACTAGTCGTTGCACACTTAACAAGTATAGTTACTGTTTAGGTGTTGAAACATTAAATTTAGATAAATTTTTGCAAATTTGAAGCTAAACTCGTCCTTTATCTTTATCACTTTGCAGTGTGATCAGCTGGTATCAAGAAGCTAGAAAGTCTAATCAGGTGAGATTTCAAACATATCACTAATATTACCACATTGGTCTCTTTGTAACTAGTCTTGTTATGTGGAATTTGAATTGTTAattgaacaaaatataaaactcaAGAGTTTTAAATCCATATCAAATTATAAAACTGATATGTAAGATTCAAATGTTTACTTGCAGGATCGGTCCTAGGTTTAGTGATGATAAACatttcaaaccaaattttaataaaaatatttttacaactTAGGGatagaaaatatgtatattagctttttaaattgaaaaaaaaaattgtttttaggcAAAAAAAACACCTACATTGTCCCAATAGGGAATGTTTTATTGTGAGTTGTCCAAAAGGTCTTGCGGCATAGCAAAACATTAATGTGATTTTATATTTCTCATTTATGCAGACTGCGATCCCAGTTATGGTAGGAACCAAGTTTGATGAGTTTATCCAGCTTCCTATTGATCTTCAGTGGACTATTGCTAGCCAGGTAACGTTTTTCATATGAGATGATCGCAAGAGAGCTTATGAATCTCAACAAATCTATAATTTGAACTCATATTCATCTGAAAACTCACTGTGAATGTGTTTGAACAGGCGAGAACCTACGCAAAGGCGCTAAACGCGACGCTCTTCTTCTCGAGTGCTTCGTACAACATAAACGTAAATAAGATCTTTAAGTTTGTCACGGCGAAGCTCTTTGACTTACCATGGACGGTGGAGCGGAATCTCACCATCGGAGAACCACTCATCGACTTCTAGCATCTTCCACGACGTATATTTAGCTATacatatttttcattcattATCGCCGTGTGATTGGTCGGACCAGCCGGCCGTCTAGTAAACGAACTGGAGACATGATGAGGCGGAGATTTCGCCCGCGTTCTTCACtattatatgtttctttttcaaacaa is part of the Raphanus sativus cultivar WK10039 chromosome 5, ASM80110v3, whole genome shotgun sequence genome and harbors:
- the LOC108831593 gene encoding septum-promoting GTP-binding protein 1, producing MAQSCLKIVRLNNLKNRVNRRILILRRYTRLLWSRIVAFAPRKSRRYLLLSRAATPSPSVSRPQPPPIPAVETGGGEFVRRISVHEQDNSHRRSDSDLVSLKISLLGDPEIGKTCFLAKYVGEEKEFEMRELEKGINCTDKMLSMGGARISYSIWELEGAEKSRDLIPMACKDSVAILFMFDLTSRCTLNNVISWYQEARKSNQTAIPVMVGTKFDEFIQLPIDLQWTIASQARTYAKALNATLFFSSASYNINVNKIFKFVTAKLFDLPWTVERNLTIGEPLIDF